Part of the Perca fluviatilis chromosome 22, GENO_Pfluv_1.0, whole genome shotgun sequence genome, AGTCAAAACTCGCAGATAGCctaattatttaattatgtatgtatgtattattttaGGAGAGCCAAGTGCATCTGTTTTTATCATTTATAATTTATACATCGATAGGTGTCCTTGAGTGTCGAGGAAGGCGCCCATAAATACAACGTATtaggctattattattattattattattattattattattattattattattattattataacctttGGCAGCCAAGAGTACAGCTTTATCTGGCGTTAATATGGAGCTATGTGTAGTTATTAGTGGATGGTAATGGAATAAAGCAGCACTTTATtgtatattaaatgtattcttATGTGTTATTTTAGGAGGAGAGCGAAGTCTCTGCCCGCGTGCCCGGCCGCGCTGCTGCTCGGAGTGTCCGCGTGTCCCCACGAGAGGAAGCGCGTGAAGTTCGCCGACTCCATGGGGCTGAACCTGGCCAGCGTCAAGCACTTCAGCTCGCTGGAGGAGCCGCGGATCCCGAGTAAAGTCCTGTCCCGTCACAACAGCTTCCCGCAGCCGGACTTCCTTTCCGACCTGTGCCACAGCTTCAGGTCCAGCAGCCTGCTGGACGCGGACCGGCTGGTCGCGTGCTTCCCGGAGCCCCGGGACGCGGAGCTCCGAGTGCAGCGGCTCCGCGTGTGTCTGGAGAAAGTCGCCATCACGCGGTTCGACGTGCGCGGGCAGATCCGGGTCTTATCCGGCGGCGTCTACGCTGGCACAGAAGTCGGCGTGAGGTACACCTTCAACGACTGGCTCTCCCACGTGGACGCGCAGGCTCTGCCCGTGGCCGCGGAGCCGCCCCCGGGCTTGGTGGGAAAGCGTTTCAGCTTCACCTTGTACACGCCGCCCTTCATGGGGCCCGGCGCGGCCGTGCACCTGGCCGTGTACCTGCGGAGCGACGAGGGGGAGTTCTGGGACAACAACGAGGGGCAGAACTACAGCTTCCAGTACCGCTGCATGGCCGGCACCACAACGTTTGGCAGCGCCACTTTCTCCACCTGAACTGGGCGTAAAAAAAGCTGTGAATCTGTGCGTAAAAGCTTTACATGTGTGCGTAAAACCTTGAAATCCGTGCGTAAAAACTTAAAAGTCTGTGCGTTAAAGCTTTAATAAACTCTTCTGCAGTTTGCATTATATGAAGTcactgttaaaaatgtaaaccgTGGCGCGGCCTCGAGCTCCGTgggagcgtgcgccccatgtaggctgaatcctttgcagcggcgcaggttcaagtccgacctgctgctgccctttgctgcgtgtcatcccccatttCATGTATATCCACTGTCCATacttaataaagggaaaaaaaataatctttacaaaaaaagtaaacTGTGGCTGTAATGACTTCAGATGTGTCAGCTGTTATTGCCTCAGGTGAAACACCTCTTCATTTTTAATGACACATATTACAAACAGAAGTGGCACAAAAGATGGAAATTAGAGCAAATTAGAGTTTCTTTTCATAGTGCACCAATGCCTGTTAAAATTTGAATGTAGGGAGGAGGACAACAAAACACTGAACCAAACTTCTGTTCACACTGTTTACCCTCTTTTGTTTGTTAAATATAACTTTAGTTTTTCGGACTAAAAGAGTGGGATGGACATGTTGCCCATCTGATAATTACGCCTTATgaaaatatcttctttaaactagggatgcatcaaatccagatttttggggttcggctgaatcctgaaccccctggttgagatggtgctgactcctcctcccatcctcagtccatgatcccagtaaacacatgaatgaagtaaacagggactgtccttcctttgccgtacctgaagttgctgcattctggctgctgtctggagattccttcgcgcacaactcgtattctttcagatgtttcagaccagatgttgtaacagcggccatgttgtgtatagtttagggtcctcgccaccaccagaccaatcagcattgaacagattgaacatgtagctggacttgaatggccttcttttgactgaaagttctgccaaacaacaactttttctgttgttgttccatgtccactttctcacagcctgctgcattgaacgctccacctacggaaacaccttcccgtaatcaacggcgccgtcgttatggcgaccagcgtagcgcgccgagtgcaagcgtaAGGTTCGGTTCACtgggaaaaaattctaaggttcggcagaaacccaaccccgtcaaaaagcccaatattcagcccaatctgaatcctggattcggtgcatccctggttaaaggtcccatgacctggtgctttttggatgcttttatatagaccttagtggtcccctaatactgtatctgaagtctcttttatatagaccttagtggtcccctaatactgtatctgaagtctcttttatatagaccttagtggtcccctaatactgtatctgaagtcttggCTGTGGctttgaaaaaaagcaaaataaaattccataaaaacgttggaaaagattaaaaactggTTCTAAATACCGGCACCGAATCGGTTTAAAAGTTGAAAACAGAGAACTCAACTTGAATGTTTGTTGCTTAAAAGTTAGAGTGAGTTGACGGGGCGCCTGGgtggctcacctggtagagcgtgcacccatctacagaggctcagtcctcgccgcATGTTCGACTCctccctgcggccctttgctgcatgtcattccctcgctctcatgtcttcagctgtcttaCACAAACAAAGGCCTTAAATGCCCCAAAAAGGTGAGTTGATTAAAAATTCTTTTGAGCTGGAACTAAAATCCGATGCGGACCTTTGAGAGATAACGTTTGAGAACTTCTGCAATAAATCTCTCACGTAAAAACGTGAAAGGTTTTTCTGTTTCAGGTGTGGCAGCAATATGCTTCCCTACTGTTGCTATGTTTTCataatttaacccttgtgctgTGTGGTTCCAAACTGACCCGGTCTgatcattttttggggcattttaggcctaaagacagctgaagacatgaaagtggagagagagggcaaatgacacgcagcaaagggccgcaggtcggagtcgaacttGCGGCCGTGCAgttaacctctatatatgggcgcctgctctaccaggtgagccgCCCAGGCGCCCTCCACCACTCTGTTTGGCCTGttttataaagcataaagtataaattatcacccaattctgtgTCACATCTTCATTCCAACTCATCACCGCTAGTCTTACTCTTATTGTTAGACTCTATCAGAgttgtcaaactcagtttcccagagggccacactggaaactaagaatcacatcaagggccagacacgtttagtttattcacacacttttatttcatcgaaaaagaCAAGGATCTTTTACTGGATTACACTGTGTctcacagtttggtccacataaagccccccaaaaagtaacttagccatcaaaggaaaaaaagagacaaaaaatgttgtataaaacaacaaaaaaacaaaaaacgcaccagaaaaggccccaaaattgtcagaaaaagtgacaaaaacttcagaaataGCTACaaaaactaggcgggccaaaatgtattgtgaacctaaattgatatacgggccggatcataatctgcaagggccttgagtttgacacatgtggacTATATGGTAAAAAAATTATGCCACATTTCTTAGTCAAAAGCtcctgaaattatgaattatttcagctaatagttaagatcagaggaattTATGTTGATGCAGGATTACAGCCGGTTTCGTGTATGGAactatccatgttatttttggggcaaTTCAGTAGAAAGAAAGCCATGTTGTTGATAAGGAGACCTTTAAATGGGTCAAACACAAGGACCGCACCTGCAGACCACAAACGTGAAGGACCACACAGCCGACGACTCCTCCGGTACGGATTCCCCGTTCCCTCTTTAAGTGACACCAAGCTTTAGTGGCAACAACCTTCTGGACATTTTGGACGTGTTGAcacaagctctctctctctctctctctctctctctctctctctctctctctctcctgctgctgctgctctcggACTCTGAACAAAAAGGACGTGggacagtttcaaaataaaagaaaaaaacgaccCATTTCTGTGCTTTATTGCCTGTCGAGATGTTCACTTCTGTCATTAAAAGATgaatataaaaaacacacagcttCTCCGTTCAGAATCTCTGTAAAGGGTTTGTGTTAATGCGAGAGGTGCTCATAGAAAAGTCTGTCGAACTAAACGATCCAAAAACGCACACAGAacgacaataaaaaaaaaacgacgaCAAAGGCTTACGTTCACACCGCgagtcttaatgcttaattcggattttttttgctcagatctgatttttttgggagggggggttGGCTCTTCAcatgacctttttaaaatgtggcctatggGGCCGGACTGTAGCTCACTCTAGCTCACTCAGCGGGAGCGTAAAAGCGTAAAAGCTGTGAATCTGTGCGTAAAAGCTGTGAATCTGTGCGTAAAAGCTTTACATGTGTGCGTAAAAGCTTTACATGTGTGCGTAAAACCTTGAAATCCGTGCGTAAAAACTTAAAGTCTGTGCGTTAAAGCTTTAATAAACTCTTCTGCAATTTGCATTATATGAAGTcactgttaaaaatgtaaaccgTGGCGCGGCCTCGAGCTCCGTGGGAGCGTGCGCTCCATGTAGGCTGAATCCTTTGCAGCGACGTGGGtccgaatccgacctgctgctgccctttgctgcgtgtcatcccccccatctctctcccgtCTATCCACTCTCACTGTCACTGTctaataaaagggaaaaaagcccccaaaaaataatctttaaaatgtggcctatatcagattccagtgtgaactgttgtGCGGTTTTCTAACTGACCCGCATGCCCAAAAGACCAATAAcgatgacatcagacgcagcacgctgtcgcactaaagttagggaggtcaTGGAGCAGGGGTTCACTAAGGGCCACGCTGGAAATGACGCCAGACATgttgagtttattgacatgcttttatttagcaaaaaaaaaaaaaaaaaaagagtcaattCACTTtgtattactgcatgtctcacATAGCTTTCTCCCATACAGTTTGGTCAACATAACAACCctaaaaaaagtcagcaaaaaaagttTCTTGAATCTAGCGAGTCATGAAAAACAAAGATTAcgtttttaaaaagcagctgccaGCCAGCTGACTCACCACagcctgtttcacagcctgaatatgagtctcaaagtctgcaaatctgtcaaattctgcatttttttttgggtgtgtggtgatggtgcagtggatatgacacatgcctttcgattcccactgcgattacatcaaccagtgtgtcgctgagcaaggcacttaacccctagttgctccagaggcgtgcgacctctgacatatatatagCGATTGTAAGtcgttttggataaaagcatcagctaaatgacatgtaatgtaatgcacaaCTAGTCGGGCCAAAGGTGTTATGGAGCAAGTCAgcattttcccttttatttcaacatgtttgtgtaatggcagccgttaacattaatgagcaggtgctgaggaggaggagaatgaagaggaagagagagacaaattggctattttggctttttttttgagGGGGTGTTATGGCTGAAAATTCACTCCAGAGGTCTGTGTGGATGCAGAGACGAAGCCAGGAGGGGTGGGACTGCATCTCTgggttcttatcacggtctcctctggctgtagataggtggggtctcctctggctgtagataggtggggtctcctctagctgtagataggtggggtctcctctagctgtagataggtggggtctcctctagctgtagatgggtggggtctcctctagctgtagataggtggggtctcctctggctgtagataggtggggtctcctctagctgtagataggtggggtctcccctggctgtagataggtgaggtctcctctagctgtagataggtggggtctcctctagctgtagataggtggggtctcctctagctgtagatgggtggggtctcctctagctgtagataggtggggtctcctctagctgtagataggtgaggtctcctctagctgtagatgggtggggtctcccctagctgtagataggtgaggtctcctctagctgtagataggtggggtctccactagctgtagataggtggggtctcctctagctgtagataggtggggtctcctctagctgtagataggtggggtctcctctagctgtagatgggtggggtctcctctagctgtagataggtggggtctcctctagctgtagataggtggggtctccactagctgtagataggtggggtctcctctagctgtagataggtggggtctccctctagctgtagataggtggggtctcctctagctgtagataggtggggtctcctctagctgtagataggtggggtctcctctagctgtagataggtggggtctcctctagctgtagataggtggggtctcctctagctgtagataggtggggtctcctctagctgtagataggtggggtctcctctagctgtagataggtgaggtctcctctagctgtagataggtggggtctcctctagctgtagataggtgggcaaaTGCATTTTGTGCACCAAGTCTggcctggtcacttgaccccccacccaaaaaataaaaaatagatctgatttgggccactttttcCTGCAAAACGAGTCTCTCCGTCTGATCTCAAACATGCGGTCCAAAGTTCAGAagtccacccccccccccccccccccttttatgAAAAACTCTCTGTTGACAAACCTGACAACATGTGTTTAATCTGTCAACACCGACACAAAGCTAGGTCAGAGTGGTGAACTCGAGGACAGTTTCTGGAACCTTAACACGCAAAAACATTGTTTCTAGACAGATGATTATTGTATAGACCGGGTAACCCCAGCCAGATCTGCCGGCGGTTTGATTTccccctgcagctcaggctggaaacatGTACATTTAAATATCCTGCTTCTGTTCACAATTTTGcggggaaccaatcacaaactggcttatccacctgccgTGCTATCGGTCAGATTTAACAccatgacgatagagaagcgaccacgCAGCTTCTTGCTAACagtaggctcgttggagatgaactgcacctcgcctgtaaagtggacgagagcaggcggcaaaatctgctctcaagtcggacagttttcagTCGTttccagcctctctctctctctctctctctctctctctaatatatatatatatatatatatatatatatatatatatatatatatatactgtctacgattccagcagccttcaggctgaacaggaagtgacaaacaccggtccgattccgatttaataaaatgttatcagacccatatatcagctcgtatatatatatatatatatatatatatatatatatatatatatacagtgccttgcgaaagtattcggcccccttgcacgaacttttcgaccttttgtcacatttcaggcctcaaacataaagatataaaactgtaattttttgtgaagaatcaacaacaagtgggacacaatcatgaagtggaacgaaatttattggatatttcaaaccttttaaacaaataaaaactgaaatattgggcacaaaattattcagccccttaagttaatactttgtagcgccaccttttgctgccgattacagctgtaaggcgctggggtatgtctctatcagttttgcacatcgagagactgacatttttgcccattcctccttgcaaaacagctcgagctcagtgaggttggttGGATGGAaggtttgtgaacagcagtttttcagttctttccacagattctcgattggattcaggtctggactttgacttggccattctaacacctggatatgtttatttgtgaaccattccattgtagattttgctttatgttttggatcattgtcttgttggaagacaaatctccgtcccagtctcaggtcttttgcagactccatcaggttttcttccagaatggtcctgtatttggctccatccatcttcccatcaattttaaccatcttccctgtccctgctgaagaaaagcaggcccaaaccatgatgctgcgaccaccatgtttgacagttgggatggtgtgttcagggtgatgagctgtgttctttttattgccgcgaaacataacgttttgcattgttgccaaaagttagattttggtttcatctgaccacagcaccttcttccacatgtttggtgtgtctcccaggtggcttttggcaaactttaaacgacactttttatggatatctttaagaaatggctttcttcttgccactcttccataaaggcgagatttgtgcagtatagactgattgttgtcctatggacagagtctcccacctcagctgtagatctctgcagttcatccagagtgatcatgggcctcttggctgcatctctgatcagtcttctcattgtatgagctgaaagtttagagggacggcgggtCTTCGTgggatttgtagtggtctgatactccttccatttcaatattatcgcttgcacagtgctccttgggatgtttaaagcttgggaaatctttttgttccaaatccggctttaaacttctccacaacagtatctcggacctgcctggtgtgttccttgttcttcatgatgctctctgcgctttacacggacctctgagactatcacagagcaggtgcatttatacggagacttgattacacacagctggattctatttatcatcattagtcatttaggtcaacattggatcattcagagatcctcactgaacttctggagagagtttgctgcactgaaaagTAAagagggctgaataattttgccacccactttttccagttttttatttgttaaaaaagtttgaaatagccaatgaatttcgttccacttcataattgggacccacttgttgttgattcttcacaaaaaattacagttttatatctttatgtttgaggcctgaaatgtggcaaaaggtcgaaacgttcaagggggccgaatactttcgcaaggcactgtatatatatatatatatatcagctcgtgtatgtatgtatatatatcagcttgtgtatatatatatatataaaatatataataataatataaaatatatataccaCTAATACCAACTtattattaccactagttttacactaaTGTTTGAACTTCATGGTCAACAAACCTCAtttaccagtccctccagaaaaacgtgattatgcgatcgcataattcaacgcataatcagccaaagtccgcatatttatgcgggggcactttcgccgcataaattgccgatttccgcgcaaaatatgcgggccTTGCATGATGTCATAACCCCTGCATTTTccttgcaaaaaagtcccataatatatctcagcaggaagttgaaaaatgttgagttTACTTCACAGAAGAGCAGCCGtcttcccctgttgccatgggaacgttatgaagtgatttcattacgcgacgtgaacatcatctaAAAGCAGGGTTTTGGGgggaaaatcactttttttctctctttttcatcaaaccagtttttgcaagttcccgcaatttcatcgcataaaattgcataaatatcatatataacatattccatcacattttttaagaaaacgtggcgcataatcaaggatttttgcccccaACAATCCCAAAAAAACTCCgcttttttctggaaggactgatttatataatattatgtCTAAACTTTGAGTTAAAAAAGTGGATAATCACTGGTATATGTCATTGTTTAGTCAGAatatactgttttgaaaccatttcactctttcattttcaaaggctatatcaaaatgaataaaagtgatcattcattttaactgcgaagagcgttgtatggaaccatccatgttgtTTTTGGGGTAATTTGGCTGAAAGAAACACATATTTCTGATACAGAAACACCAAGACTTGTAGCAGAGACCCACAGGTCAGGATCCAGGATCCAGGACCCAGTCTGAAGTCTGAAGTCCTCTCCTCCCGGTGTGTGTTCGTCTGATGAAACAGCTAGCACTGATTGAGCAACGTGATCTtttacacctgtgtgtgtgtgtgtgtgtgtgtgtgtgttgggagtgtAAGTGGGCCAGTGTGCTCATCTTTAAACTAACAGATGGGTCTATTAATAGCAGCTGCTGGTACCTTGTGTGGGTCAGTCACCTCCATCttcaaaaaaaaccacaaaactGACCTCCTCTGCTGCAACATCCAGTcacgctgtgtgtgtttgttttactgTCCACctgcaaccacacacacacacacacacacacacacacacacacacacacacacacacacacacacacacacacacacacacacacacacacacacacacacacacacagagacacacatacagagagagagagacacacacacacacagagacagacacacacagagacagacacacatacagagagagagagacacacacacacacagacagagacacacacagacagagacccacacacacacacagagacacacacacacacacagagacagacacagagagagagacagagacacacacacacacacacacacacacacacacacacacacacacacacacacacacacacacacacacacacacacacacacacacacacacacacacacacacacacacaccccttttcTGTATCTAAATCAgtgtataaatgtgtaaaatatatGTTGTGACctttaactaaataaaaactcaaACCTTACAGACCTTACAACTACAACCTTGCATCCCTCCAATGTGACAACAACAAGTAAAGACTCCATTACCCAGAATCCCTGCACAGTCCGAGCTGAGACCTTTTGGAgtctgaaatgacaaaaaaaaacgaagCTGCAGCGTCTCCATCTCTCTCGTCTGATTTTATTTGGATAAAACTGATTTATTTGAGACTTCCAGTCGCTTCTGATGTGAGATATTacacacaattattattattattattattaatgatgaCAGAAAgtctctcagtgtctgaaggcAGCGTGCGCTGTACAAGAGGAGCATTGATAAATAATCTAATGAATAACAGGACTTCTAGATCttataatcagcagattaatcacATTAAAGATGGACGACTTGTGCGTTAGAATACAAAGGTAACAGTAAGactcagggatgcaccgattgGTCGATTCGGATCACTTTCAGTTTCCTACAGTCTGATCCCTTTAACATTTAAACTATAAACACAGATTAATGTGATTATTGCTCTCTCAGTCTAGATCAGGGGGCACGACATGCTTTTATTCCAtccaaaagtcaaatatctttgattttattattactgcATGTCGATTTTTGCcaaaaaaaaggcgacaaatgttggaaaaagtgccaaaaaaaattgaaaaaaggagacaaaaacgtCCAAAAACGTTGTCTGAAAAAACTGTGACAAAAATGATGACGAAGCGGTCCGAAAAAGCTCGAATTTGTcccaaaaaaggcgacaaatgttggaaaaaacaacaaaaaaatttcaaaagaAAACTTGAAAAAGGAGACGCAATTTTTGTGGCTCTCTCTCcgacgtttttgtcgatttcTTTTCGACTTTTGTGGCATTTCTGTCGACATAAAGACACAAAAGAGAGCAaaaatctttgtgtgtgtgtgtgtgtgtgtggatgtgttacacacacacacacacacacacacacacacacacacacacacacacacacacacacacacacacacacacacacatatatatttatctaTAACAAACGGTGAGCTGTGGACTCAGAAAGAGGAAACTGAAGAAGTGGTCCAGTCTGGGACCGCGGTGCAGCCAtgaaatcaaaaatcaaaaaaaataatatatagaaCTTCAGGTACTTCGCTGGGTCCTACATCTCCCACAATGCACCTCTCCACCCCGCAGCATCAGAGAGGACAACATGCGCTTCGTGTTCTTATCCGTTTTAAGCATCGTGAGAAGCGCCCAGTGTCTGGGTCGAAGCAAGGTAGCAGGTCGCTGATGATGTCAGGGCTCCGGTCtctgatgtcactt contains:
- the ppp1r3g gene encoding protein phosphatase 1 regulatory subunit 3G, giving the protein MSRAPLQLQAPHRAGLAAENGLEEREGREGREGREGEEEEEEEEREGEEEEEEEEEDLDDELDASQLERFMKDRRRAKSLPACPAALLLGVSACPHERKRVKFADSMGLNLASVKHFSSLEEPRIPSKVLSRHNSFPQPDFLSDLCHSFRSSSLLDADRLVACFPEPRDAELRVQRLRVCLEKVAITRFDVRGQIRVLSGGVYAGTEVGVRYTFNDWLSHVDAQALPVAAEPPPGLVGKRFSFTLYTPPFMGPGAAVHLAVYLRSDEGEFWDNNEGQNYSFQYRCMAGTTTFGSATFST